The Armatimonadota bacterium genome has a segment encoding these proteins:
- a CDS encoding cellulase family glycosylhydrolase has product MKRVNKRRMTVGFKAAVAGSSAALLLAAAACRAVPLMDGVRDAEYTVVASNLTAPGHALVVDPSASPAINDPADPRATTLYTNGLWATNTLTDLYLYVDMPNLDLNVIEGEWAIPFHLRGVNDGIQRLGTFGDPYGASCDYVHVPASNAVLKSNMAGFKHDYDGNQGYAFLIAPNKAGTDWSWDNSGFLGNGGWAYDTAGNIVHGTGTSGGEIVYAGAKGIEVKIPLALFGINPGNTNLVAPRIGDEILMQFYANMRNRTSPLYPRGPVDSAPYQASAQGNAATHNYSRGSISQWASYTLRTPPMLEVSGAGLSTTADPGHLVVKFTSAVGAGADTASNYAVVNVGTAAPVPVASAQIDPDDASRVILGLTLPLNSRLRVTVGGVLGTNGALVSSIRNSAELSIGAPVVFNMYDPYGIVAAAGTNPGTGLPYRVTLTGDFIGYANARPPEVMPAGKAYGWNEIPMAPVAGEPAHFRSPAVICSPGVNGYKYCFPEMPDGGSWDGWNWLNPNDRVAFVPRSSSVLQVNDNAAGAVAGTVRDGGPVSMTFTLIDRDNLAAGRPVYLTGTFNGWSGDAAGAVPMAEVAGQPHTYSATFTPASGSGRDVTIKYRYVLIDGAGTEWDLMNPLHDRAALVKGSGAPPRQSVTDYLGSSLFARILRVAAGLGPAPYWSGYYGELDVDFSGDVTFLDAVTALRTASMPVFPRLRAEGVKIVDPTGKEVRLRGFNLGGWFVEEMWMTPWVQDPPGGSPYQKVDDHFALWTVLTQRLGAASAQNVKAAYRNAWIQPSDFKRIKAAGFNSVRLPFIYDIVDEPNGMDWLRGAVRDANAAGLYVILDMHGAPGSQNGWDHSGEAGPVLFFSNTDNIAKAVQVWTTIAQEFGSNPGVLGCDLLNEPAGAPDVATLHSVHNQLYQAIRHVAPDTIVIVEDGYKGVASLPQPAQYGWTNVVYSIHLYDFGATSPQDHLNSLNGQLPGILQVRTSRNVPMYIGEFNLEPNNSSAAMSEYTNTMYTNGLSWNLWTFKTVNTSGPMGYWGYYSNPRAVTPLNPFSDAELALVTKMSQVRTENLTIPSGLAAALTPPGP; this is encoded by the coding sequence ATGAAGCGCGTGAACAAGCGACGGATGACAGTTGGGTTCAAGGCGGCGGTGGCCGGTTCGTCGGCCGCATTGCTGCTTGCCGCTGCCGCGTGCCGCGCCGTCCCCCTGATGGACGGCGTCCGGGACGCCGAATACACCGTCGTCGCGTCAAACCTGACCGCGCCGGGGCATGCGCTGGTGGTCGACCCGTCGGCTTCGCCCGCCATCAACGACCCGGCCGACCCCCGTGCAACCACCCTTTACACAAACGGCTTGTGGGCCACAAACACCCTCACCGACCTCTACCTCTACGTGGACATGCCCAACCTCGACCTCAATGTCATCGAGGGGGAATGGGCGATTCCTTTCCACCTTCGGGGCGTGAATGACGGGATTCAGCGTCTCGGTACATTCGGGGATCCGTATGGCGCGTCCTGCGATTACGTCCACGTTCCGGCCAGCAACGCCGTTCTGAAATCCAATATGGCCGGCTTCAAGCACGATTACGACGGCAACCAGGGCTACGCGTTCCTCATTGCTCCCAACAAGGCGGGAACGGACTGGTCCTGGGACAACAGCGGATTTCTGGGCAACGGCGGTTGGGCCTACGATACCGCGGGCAACATCGTCCACGGTACCGGCACGTCGGGCGGAGAGATCGTTTACGCCGGCGCGAAGGGCATCGAGGTCAAGATCCCGCTGGCGCTCTTCGGCATCAATCCCGGCAACACGAACCTTGTGGCGCCCCGGATCGGCGACGAGATTCTGATGCAGTTCTACGCCAACATGCGCAACCGAACCTCGCCGCTGTACCCGCGCGGCCCGGTAGACAGCGCGCCATACCAGGCGTCCGCGCAGGGCAATGCCGCCACGCATAACTACTCCCGCGGATCGATATCCCAGTGGGCGTCCTACACGCTCAGAACCCCTCCGATGCTGGAGGTCTCCGGCGCGGGCCTGAGCACCACCGCGGACCCCGGGCATTTGGTCGTCAAGTTCACCTCCGCGGTCGGCGCCGGGGCGGATACGGCATCGAACTACGCGGTTGTCAACGTGGGGACCGCTGCTCCCGTCCCCGTCGCGTCCGCGCAGATCGACCCCGATGACGCGTCGCGGGTGATCCTCGGTCTGACGCTGCCGTTGAACTCCAGGCTCCGCGTGACGGTGGGCGGCGTGTTGGGGACAAATGGCGCTCTGGTCTCCTCGATCAGGAACTCCGCGGAATTGTCGATCGGCGCGCCCGTCGTCTTCAATATGTACGACCCGTACGGCATCGTGGCCGCGGCCGGGACGAACCCGGGCACCGGCCTGCCGTACCGTGTGACGCTGACCGGCGACTTCATCGGCTATGCCAACGCCCGCCCGCCCGAGGTGATGCCCGCCGGAAAGGCCTACGGCTGGAACGAGATTCCCATGGCTCCGGTCGCCGGTGAGCCTGCGCATTTCCGGTCGCCGGCTGTCATCTGCAGCCCGGGTGTCAACGGCTACAAATACTGCTTCCCGGAGATGCCGGACGGCGGATCGTGGGACGGCTGGAACTGGCTGAATCCGAACGACCGGGTGGCCTTCGTTCCCAGGTCGTCAAGCGTACTGCAGGTGAACGACAACGCCGCGGGCGCCGTCGCTGGCACCGTGCGTGACGGCGGACCGGTCTCGATGACGTTCACGCTGATCGATCGCGATAACCTGGCGGCGGGACGGCCGGTTTACTTAACCGGCACGTTCAACGGGTGGTCCGGCGACGCGGCGGGCGCGGTGCCGATGGCCGAGGTTGCCGGTCAGCCGCATACCTACAGCGCAACGTTTACTCCCGCCTCCGGAAGCGGCCGGGACGTCACGATCAAGTACAGATATGTGCTGATCGACGGCGCCGGGACGGAATGGGACCTGATGAACCCGCTCCATGACCGTGCCGCGCTCGTGAAGGGTTCCGGCGCCCCGCCGCGGCAAAGCGTCACCGATTACCTCGGCTCCTCGCTGTTCGCGCGCATTCTCCGCGTGGCGGCGGGGCTGGGCCCGGCGCCTTACTGGAGCGGCTATTACGGAGAACTGGACGTGGATTTCAGCGGCGACGTAACGTTTCTGGATGCCGTGACCGCATTACGGACCGCCTCGATGCCGGTCTTCCCGCGATTGCGGGCCGAAGGCGTCAAAATCGTCGATCCGACCGGCAAAGAGGTTCGCCTGAGGGGCTTCAACCTCGGCGGTTGGTTCGTCGAGGAAATGTGGATGACCCCCTGGGTTCAGGATCCGCCCGGTGGTTCGCCATACCAGAAGGTGGACGACCACTTCGCGCTCTGGACGGTGCTCACGCAGCGTCTCGGCGCCGCGTCCGCCCAGAACGTGAAGGCGGCCTACCGAAACGCCTGGATTCAGCCCTCCGATTTCAAGCGCATCAAGGCAGCGGGCTTCAACTCCGTGCGCCTGCCGTTCATCTACGACATCGTCGACGAGCCCAACGGAATGGACTGGCTGCGCGGCGCCGTGCGCGACGCCAACGCCGCCGGGCTGTATGTGATCCTCGATATGCACGGCGCTCCGGGCAGCCAGAACGGTTGGGACCATTCCGGCGAGGCCGGCCCGGTCCTGTTCTTCTCGAACACGGACAATATCGCCAAGGCGGTCCAGGTCTGGACCACCATCGCGCAGGAGTTCGGCTCCAACCCCGGAGTCCTCGGGTGCGACCTGCTGAACGAGCCCGCCGGCGCTCCGGACGTCGCCACTTTGCACTCGGTTCACAACCAGTTGTACCAGGCGATCCGCCACGTCGCGCCGGACACCATCGTCATCGTCGAGGACGGCTACAAGGGAGTCGCCTCGCTGCCGCAGCCGGCCCAGTACGGGTGGACCAACGTGGTCTATTCCATCCACCTGTACGACTTCGGCGCCACCTCGCCGCAGGATCATCTGAACAGCCTGAACGGTCAGTTGCCGGGCATCCTGCAGGTCAGAACCTCGCGAAATGTCCCCATGTACATCGGGGAGTTCAATCTGGAGCCGAACAACTCCTCGGCGGCCATGTCGGAATACACCAACACCATGTACACCAACGGTCTGTCCTGGAACCTCTGGACATTCAAGACCGTGAACACTTCCGGCCCAATGGGGTACTGGGGCTATTATTCCAACCCCAGGGCCGTAACTCCGCTCAACCCATTTAGCGACGCCGAATTGGCCCTCGTTACAAAGATGTCGCAGGTTCGAACGGAAAACCTGACTATTCCCTCTGGTCTGGCGGCGGCCCTGACACCGCCCGGTCCATGA
- a CDS encoding GH1 family beta-glucosidase has protein sequence MVTFETEQTLEHEAGDAFPRGFIWGAATAAYQIEGAANEDGRGESIWDRFSHTPGKVQNGDTGDVACDHYHRYREDIALMRDLGIQAYRFSIGWPRIFPTGEGPLNPKGLDFYNRLVDALLEAGITPVPTLYHWDLPQALEDKGGWAGIDTANRFADYAETCFKALGDRIDTWITLNEPWCVAHMGYVSGEHAPGKTDQRLGLLAGHTLCVAHGLAVQRFRQVCPGKRIGITVSLSPAHALSDSPEDQAAARRSDAYGNKWFLDPIYRGDYPPEMREAFGELLPRFTPEQRTAVQSPIDFIGANYYFRGMIADDPDGSGLRTRWSLPTEGPLTAMGWEVYPPGMTETLCDLDEAYGRPLLYVTENGAAFDETVSPDGRVHDENRRHYLETHIRAAARAIEDGANLGGYFVWSLLDNFEWGFGYAKRFGIVHVDYATHERTVKDSGLWYAGVIRRNAV, from the coding sequence ATGGTTACCTTCGAAACCGAACAGACTCTTGAACACGAAGCGGGGGATGCGTTTCCCCGGGGATTTATCTGGGGCGCCGCCACCGCCGCTTATCAGATTGAGGGAGCCGCCAACGAAGACGGGCGCGGCGAAAGCATCTGGGACCGCTTTTCCCATACCCCCGGCAAAGTGCAAAACGGGGACACCGGCGACGTCGCGTGCGATCATTACCATCGCTACCGCGAGGATATCGCCTTGATGCGCGACCTCGGGATTCAGGCATACCGCTTCTCTATCGGGTGGCCGCGCATCTTCCCGACGGGAGAAGGCCCGCTGAACCCGAAGGGACTCGATTTCTACAACCGTCTCGTGGATGCCCTGCTGGAAGCCGGGATCACACCCGTTCCGACCCTCTACCACTGGGACCTCCCGCAGGCGCTGGAAGACAAAGGCGGCTGGGCCGGCATTGACACCGCCAACCGATTCGCCGATTACGCCGAAACCTGCTTCAAAGCCCTCGGCGACCGCATCGACACCTGGATCACGCTCAACGAGCCATGGTGCGTGGCCCATATGGGCTACGTGAGCGGCGAGCACGCGCCGGGAAAGACCGATCAGCGGCTTGGCCTCCTGGCCGGGCACACGCTTTGCGTGGCGCACGGCCTCGCGGTCCAGCGCTTCCGCCAGGTTTGCCCCGGCAAACGAATCGGCATCACTGTCAGCCTCTCCCCGGCCCACGCCCTTTCGGACAGCCCCGAGGACCAGGCGGCCGCCCGCCGCTCCGATGCCTACGGCAACAAGTGGTTCCTGGATCCGATTTACCGCGGCGATTACCCGCCCGAAATGCGCGAGGCGTTCGGTGAACTCCTGCCGCGCTTCACGCCCGAACAGCGAACCGCCGTTCAGTCGCCCATCGATTTCATCGGGGCCAATTACTACTTCCGCGGCATGATCGCGGACGACCCCGATGGCTCCGGGCTGCGGACGCGCTGGTCTTTGCCCACCGAAGGCCCCCTCACCGCGATGGGCTGGGAAGTGTACCCCCCCGGAATGACGGAAACCCTGTGCGACCTCGATGAGGCGTACGGAAGGCCTCTGCTGTACGTGACGGAGAACGGCGCTGCGTTTGACGAAACCGTGTCACCGGACGGCAGGGTGCACGACGAAAATCGCCGCCACTACCTGGAAACCCATATTCGGGCGGCTGCAAGGGCCATCGAGGACGGCGCCAACCTCGGCGGATATTTCGTATGGTCGTTGCTGGACAACTTTGAATGGGGCTTCGGATACGCAAAGCGGTTTGGCATCGTGCACGTTGACTACGCAACCCACGAGCGCACGGTGAAGGACAGTGGCCTCTGGTACGCCGGCGTGATCCGGCGAAATGCCGTTTAA
- a CDS encoding PEP-CTERM sorting domain-containing protein: MYDLRLPVLCGLMVLAAQAARADEVVWAMADAGNGHLWQINVTQDTKQDMGRLRDPVLGDVGTGWSTIAETPDKNLYFMRRYQDDVHMFRLDSTNIVSSGGVITNLSSLGSTGLGGNLDGLTAGPDGNLYFTAYQNNNAHFPANGLLRFHPGTATTDLVGTFGGGNAFYTDLAFDPISGDLLGTGNGGSTIYRINGGAALGGNHQTFNYNTAFPALGLDGLAFNRISGQMYESSDTGGVFEVNRTTGAFIRYVGGTQGTNIGTDLAVQADTIPNPTVPEPGTMSLIATGLAVVLGARRRNRR; this comes from the coding sequence ATGTATGATCTGCGGCTACCCGTCTTGTGCGGGTTGATGGTACTCGCGGCCCAGGCCGCGCGCGCCGACGAGGTTGTGTGGGCCATGGCCGATGCCGGGAATGGGCATCTATGGCAAATTAACGTCACCCAGGACACGAAGCAGGACATGGGACGGCTCAGGGACCCGGTTCTCGGGGATGTCGGAACGGGGTGGTCTACGATTGCGGAGACCCCGGACAAAAACCTCTATTTCATGCGCCGGTACCAGGACGACGTCCATATGTTCCGTCTGGACTCGACAAACATCGTATCCAGCGGTGGCGTGATTACCAACCTGTCATCGCTGGGATCCACGGGTCTGGGCGGCAATCTGGACGGCCTTACCGCCGGCCCTGACGGCAATCTGTACTTCACGGCCTACCAGAACAACAATGCCCACTTCCCGGCAAACGGTCTCCTCCGGTTCCACCCCGGCACCGCGACGACCGATCTGGTCGGGACGTTCGGCGGAGGTAATGCGTTCTATACCGACCTTGCGTTCGACCCGATTAGCGGCGACCTTCTGGGAACCGGAAACGGCGGAAGTACCATCTATCGCATCAATGGTGGCGCCGCTCTTGGCGGGAACCACCAGACCTTCAACTACAACACAGCGTTTCCCGCGCTCGGCCTGGACGGCCTCGCGTTCAACCGCATCTCCGGACAGATGTACGAATCCAGTGATACCGGAGGCGTGTTTGAGGTCAACCGCACCACGGGCGCCTTCATCCGGTACGTAGGCGGTACCCAGGGCACGAACATCGGTACCGACCTCGCTGTGCAGGCAGACACGATTCCGAACCCAACTGTGCCGGAACCCGGCACGATGTCGCTGATCGCGACGGGCCTTGCCGTGGTGCTCGGCGCTCGACGCCGCAACCGACGGTAA
- a CDS encoding LacI family DNA-binding transcriptional regulator, with translation MSLRDIADEAGVSITTVSRVINNTALNKVSEDTRQRVLEIARTRRFRPNRQAVSLALRRPPDTIGLVMPYRSHIFDSFYFSQIVCAVADVAAANGMDINLLVSRETSSENYVESLSGQRVAGGILLGTEMGDDVLTQCRGAEMPFVIINNTAPMSGVDTVTCDNRSSARDMTRHLLRLGHERIGFIAGPTSLLDAYERLMGYRDAVEEADIPFDDDLVVCGDFNEKSGREAMRALLALDPRPTAVFAANDESALGALQVLRREGLRVPTDMAVAGFDDIPIAQYVAPSLTTVHQPFYRLGETAAERLIARIRGDEPSNGDAHHIVRTRLVIRESCGGRTQPV, from the coding sequence ATGTCTTTGCGTGATATTGCGGATGAAGCCGGGGTATCGATCACGACCGTTTCACGCGTGATCAACAACACTGCGCTCAACAAGGTGAGCGAAGACACCCGCCAACGCGTCCTCGAGATCGCCCGCACACGCCGCTTCCGCCCGAACCGGCAGGCCGTTTCGCTGGCCTTGCGCCGACCGCCGGACACGATCGGCCTCGTGATGCCGTACCGCTCCCACATCTTCGACAGCTTCTATTTCTCGCAGATTGTCTGCGCCGTCGCCGACGTCGCCGCCGCGAACGGGATGGACATCAACCTCCTGGTCTCGCGGGAGACGTCGTCCGAGAACTATGTGGAATCACTCTCCGGCCAGCGCGTCGCCGGGGGCATACTGCTCGGCACCGAGATGGGGGACGACGTCCTCACGCAGTGCCGCGGCGCCGAAATGCCGTTCGTCATCATCAACAACACCGCGCCGATGTCCGGCGTCGATACGGTGACGTGCGATAACAGGTCCAGCGCGCGCGATATGACGCGCCACCTCCTGAGGCTCGGGCACGAGCGCATTGGCTTCATCGCGGGTCCCACGAGCCTTCTGGACGCATACGAGCGCCTCATGGGTTATCGGGACGCCGTCGAAGAGGCGGACATACCCTTCGATGACGACCTCGTTGTCTGCGGGGACTTCAATGAGAAGAGCGGGCGCGAAGCCATGCGCGCTCTCCTCGCCCTCGATCCGCGCCCCACGGCGGTATTCGCCGCGAACGACGAATCCGCCCTGGGAGCCCTGCAGGTCCTGCGCCGCGAGGGGCTGCGCGTGCCCACCGATATGGCCGTCGCGGGTTTTGACGACATCCCAATAGCCCAGTACGTCGCCCCTTCACTCACCACGGTTCACCAGCCGTTCTACCGCCTCGGTGAGACCGCCGCCGAGAGACTCATCGCCCGCATCCGCGGCGATGAGCCCTCCAACGGCGATGCCCATCATATTGTCCGTACCCGGCTCGTGATCAGGGAGTCGTGTGGCGGCCGTACCCAACCGGTCTGA
- a CDS encoding cellulase family glycosylhydrolase: MLKLIFAAAIAAMPVASRSEATPLPRLRTDGIKIVTPAGDEVRLAGINLGGWFVQEMWMTPWVQDPPDGSPYHKVNDDAGLWRVLGERLGPTAMQDIKTAWRNAWIQREDFKRIKSAGFNSVRIPFLFDIVDEPKGMDWLRKSVAWANENGLYAVLDMHGTPGRQSADHTTGEAGVNKFFYEPKYVEQAENIWTKIAREFGRNPGVAAFDLINEPTGAPNPATLHLVYNRLYQAVRKAAPDTIVIVDDGYKGFDTTPHANVAGWANMVYSLHFYNFDAKSSDEQIKSLAGRLPKTLELRGYRNAPVYIGEFNIEPHSSPETMSEYLQTLNGNGFSWAVWTYKTVARGGPMGYWGLYSKPDAANAINPFTDTVAEMKAKIEQVRTENLSPVQELLAVYQASANPAPPKRQK, encoded by the coding sequence ATGCTCAAATTGATTTTCGCCGCCGCCATAGCCGCTATGCCCGTCGCTTCACGCAGTGAAGCGACGCCGCTCCCTCGCCTGCGGACCGATGGCATCAAGATCGTGACGCCCGCCGGCGACGAGGTTCGCCTCGCCGGCATCAACCTGGGCGGCTGGTTCGTCCAGGAAATGTGGATGACGCCCTGGGTGCAGGACCCGCCGGACGGTTCGCCGTACCACAAGGTGAACGACGACGCCGGGTTGTGGCGGGTCCTCGGCGAACGCCTGGGACCAACCGCCATGCAGGACATCAAAACGGCGTGGCGCAACGCCTGGATCCAGCGCGAGGATTTCAAGCGCATCAAATCCGCCGGGTTCAACTCCGTGCGCATCCCGTTTCTGTTTGACATCGTGGATGAGCCGAAGGGTATGGACTGGCTGCGGAAATCCGTGGCCTGGGCCAACGAAAACGGGCTCTATGCGGTCCTCGACATGCACGGAACGCCCGGCCGCCAGAGCGCGGACCATACAACCGGTGAAGCCGGCGTGAACAAGTTCTTCTATGAGCCGAAATACGTCGAACAGGCGGAGAATATCTGGACGAAAATCGCCCGCGAGTTCGGCCGGAACCCGGGAGTCGCCGCGTTCGATCTCATCAACGAACCGACCGGCGCACCCAACCCGGCGACGCTGCACCTCGTGTACAACCGCCTGTACCAGGCGGTCCGGAAGGCCGCGCCGGACACGATCGTCATCGTGGACGACGGATACAAGGGGTTCGACACGACGCCGCACGCAAATGTCGCCGGCTGGGCAAATATGGTATACTCCCTGCACTTCTACAATTTCGACGCCAAATCCTCCGACGAGCAGATCAAATCGCTTGCCGGGCGGTTGCCGAAGACCCTCGAACTGCGCGGATACCGGAATGCGCCGGTCTACATCGGCGAGTTCAATATCGAGCCGCACAGCTCGCCTGAAACAATGTCGGAATACCTCCAAACGCTCAACGGAAACGGCTTTTCCTGGGCGGTCTGGACCTACAAGACCGTCGCCCGAGGCGGACCCATGGGCTATTGGGGCCTCTATTCGAAGCCGGATGCCGCGAACGCCATCAACCCGTTCACGGACACCGTGGCGGAGATGAAAGCGAAAATCGAGCAAGTCCGAACGGAAAACCTTTCCCCGGTTCAAGAACTGCTGGCAGTCTACCAAGCCTCGGCCAATCCTGCCCCACCGAAACGCCAGAAATGA
- the kdsB gene encoding 3-deoxy-manno-octulosonate cytidylyltransferase: MRAVGIIPARFASTRFPGKPLVDLGGKPLIQWTWEAAKRCRRLEQVLIATDDDRIAAAVRGFGGGVVMTRADHPSGTDRLAEVARGLDAEIIVNIQGDEPFINPATIDAVVQPFDTAPSHIMMTTACVTTTDASEAADPNVVKAVVTAGGRALYFSRHPIPYLRDAGNGPVTYRLHLGLYAYRREFLLQFASWPPTPLEKAESLEQLRALEHGAGIHVVDVPERALGIDTPADLDRAKRMMNDER; encoded by the coding sequence GTGAGAGCCGTTGGCATCATCCCCGCGCGCTTCGCCAGCACCCGCTTCCCCGGCAAGCCGCTGGTCGATCTCGGCGGCAAGCCGCTCATCCAGTGGACCTGGGAGGCCGCGAAACGCTGCCGACGGTTGGAACAGGTGCTTATCGCCACCGATGATGATCGCATAGCCGCCGCGGTCCGCGGTTTCGGCGGCGGCGTGGTTATGACGCGCGCGGATCACCCCAGCGGAACGGATCGCCTGGCGGAAGTGGCGCGCGGCCTCGACGCGGAAATCATCGTGAACATCCAGGGCGATGAACCGTTCATCAACCCCGCAACGATTGATGCCGTGGTGCAGCCGTTCGATACGGCGCCATCGCACATCATGATGACCACCGCTTGCGTGACCACCACGGATGCGTCCGAAGCGGCTGACCCGAACGTCGTGAAGGCCGTTGTCACAGCGGGCGGCCGCGCTCTGTACTTCAGCCGGCATCCCATCCCATACCTGCGGGACGCCGGCAACGGTCCGGTTACCTATCGGCTGCATCTCGGGCTGTATGCCTACCGCCGCGAATTCCTGCTGCAATTCGCATCCTGGCCTCCCACCCCCCTGGAAAAGGCCGAAAGCCTCGAGCAGCTCCGCGCGCTGGAACACGGCGCCGGCATCCACGTGGTGGACGTCCCCGAACGCGCCCTGGGCATCGACACCCCCGCCGACCTGGACCGAGCCAAGAGAATGATGAACGATGAGCGATGA
- the rfaE2 gene encoding D-glycero-beta-D-manno-heptose 1-phosphate adenylyltransferase encodes MIPARDKVVDRQALANLLRRPRDGRTVVFTNGCFDILHVGHVRTLEAARAFGDILVVGVNSDASTTRLKGPKRPIVPERERAEMVAALGMVSYVIIFDEDLPNESVAVLEPDVHVKGGDYDVEAMPETPVVRAHGGRVEIVHFVDGFSTTDIIATVKERCA; translated from the coding sequence GTGATCCCCGCACGTGACAAAGTGGTCGATCGTCAGGCTCTGGCGAACCTGCTTCGAAGGCCTCGGGACGGCAGGACCGTGGTCTTCACAAACGGCTGCTTCGATATCCTCCATGTCGGCCACGTACGCACGCTGGAGGCCGCGCGGGCGTTCGGGGATATCCTCGTGGTCGGCGTCAATTCGGACGCGTCCACGACCCGCCTCAAAGGCCCCAAACGCCCCATCGTCCCGGAACGGGAGCGCGCTGAGATGGTGGCCGCCCTCGGGATGGTCTCTTACGTGATCATCTTCGATGAGGACCTCCCCAACGAGTCCGTGGCCGTCCTGGAACCGGACGTGCATGTCAAAGGCGGCGATTACGACGTGGAAGCCATGCCCGAAACCCCGGTCGTGCGGGCCCACGGCGGCCGCGTGGAGATCGTGCATTTCGTGGACGGCTTCAGCACGACAGACATCATCGCCACGGTTAAGGAGCGGTGCGCGTGA
- a CDS encoding DUF1559 domain-containing protein, with product MRIRLKAFTLIELLVVIAIIAILAAILFPVFAKARERAKTTSCISNEKQIGIACMSYADDNDGTYPPNRVPIVGGTWTWKRAIQPYLKSFDVWRCPSVTNYFPGLGGVKQAWPNQGDESNTLPQFRNDRSQALPASYGYSGGFFFEDNGSRRIIHHLSDVKDPSGTLFILNTRMAWPDLGPWMMNVRCDQNGIQVSQSKLGPFVAHNGRIPIIMADGHVQALKLIQTVVPNDMWKSLNPAYDTSAKLMPIVNGMADEYR from the coding sequence ATGAGAATCAGGCTTAAAGCCTTTACACTCATTGAGCTGCTGGTCGTGATCGCCATCATCGCCATTTTGGCCGCCATCCTCTTCCCCGTCTTCGCCAAGGCGCGTGAACGCGCGAAGACCACCAGTTGCATCAGCAATGAGAAACAGATCGGCATCGCGTGCATGAGCTACGCCGATGACAACGACGGCACTTATCCCCCCAACCGCGTGCCCATCGTCGGCGGCACGTGGACCTGGAAACGGGCTATCCAGCCGTACCTGAAATCCTTCGATGTGTGGCGCTGCCCCAGCGTAACCAACTACTTCCCGGGCCTCGGAGGGGTGAAGCAGGCGTGGCCGAACCAGGGCGACGAGAGCAACACGCTCCCGCAGTTCCGGAACGACAGGTCGCAGGCGCTGCCCGCCTCCTATGGCTACTCCGGCGGCTTCTTCTTTGAGGACAATGGCTCGCGAAGAATCATCCACCACCTGAGCGACGTGAAGGATCCATCCGGCACGCTCTTCATCCTCAACACCCGCATGGCCTGGCCGGACCTGGGACCGTGGATGATGAACGTCCGCTGCGATCAGAACGGCATCCAGGTCAGCCAGAGCAAATTGGGCCCGTTCGTCGCGCACAACGGCCGCATCCCGATCATCATGGCGGACGGCCACGTGCAGGCCCTCAAACTGATCCAGACCGTGGTGCCCAACGATATGTGGAAGTCACTGAACCCGGCCTACGACACCTCCGCGAAGCTGATGCCCATCGTCAACGGTATGGCCGACGAATACAGGTAA
- a CDS encoding aldo/keto reductase, whose amino-acid sequence MNHRTLGRTGLEVTDIGLGALEIGRPWGIKSAVDPGMPPSLQEVDSLLRRALDLGINFIDTAAAYEDSEERIGQTIPDRRGDYYLATKFGERFKTGEGSHYDFSAPAAEAFLEHSLRVLKTDYVDLWQIHCGANDTQTVTSEETMGAMVRAKEAGKARFLGVSPGTVEAAMATIEMGIYDTLQLTYNIFDRTMETSGVLAAAKKAGLGVILKWPLGGGSLTPKYARLDAAKDKRVAKSEKLKAIAESHGMTLTDMAFRFLLTNDCVSTLIAGTRRIEHLESNVKNSGLTLDSSVMAEIDGIQ is encoded by the coding sequence ATGAATCATCGCACGTTGGGTCGGACAGGATTGGAAGTGACTGATATCGGGCTGGGGGCGCTGGAGATCGGTCGCCCATGGGGCATCAAATCGGCGGTTGACCCCGGGATGCCGCCGTCGCTTCAGGAGGTGGACAGCCTGCTCCGCCGAGCGCTGGATCTCGGGATCAATTTCATCGACACCGCCGCCGCGTACGAGGACAGCGAAGAGCGCATCGGCCAGACCATACCGGACCGCCGGGGCGACTACTACCTGGCAACCAAATTCGGCGAGCGCTTCAAGACCGGCGAAGGCAGTCACTACGATTTCAGCGCGCCCGCGGCCGAAGCGTTTCTCGAACACAGCCTGCGCGTGTTGAAGACCGACTATGTGGACCTCTGGCAGATCCATTGCGGGGCAAACGACACCCAGACCGTGACGAGCGAAGAGACGATGGGCGCGATGGTCCGCGCGAAGGAAGCGGGCAAGGCCCGGTTCCTGGGCGTGTCCCCCGGCACCGTGGAGGCCGCGATGGCCACGATCGAGATGGGGATCTACGACACGCTGCAACTCACGTACAACATCTTCGACCGCACCATGGAGACCTCCGGCGTCCTTGCGGCGGCGAAGAAAGCGGGACTCGGCGTCATTTTGAAGTGGCCGCTGGGCGGAGGCTCGCTGACCCCGAAGTACGCGCGCCTGGATGCGGCAAAGGACAAACGGGTCGCCAAATCGGAGAAGCTGAAGGCCATCGCCGAGAGCCATGGCATGACGCTGACGGATATGGCGTTCCGCTTCCTGCTGACCAACGACTGCGTGAGCACCCTCATCGCGGGCACCCGAAGGATCGAGCACCTGGAATCCAACGTGAAGAACAGCGGCCTGACGCTGGACTCAAGCGTGATGGCGGAGATTGACGGAATACAATAA